ATCTTTCAAAGACTTTTGTATAATTATTGGATTCAAATGGTAATATTCAGTGGATGAAGTAATGAAATCCACCAACTGCGGAAACGGCGTTTCGGAATTAATATAGATCGAGTCAAGTTTATAATCAGGAGGCAATATATTGACAGAAGGATTATTCATttctgatgaagaaaatttcTTGTGGATAGTTGccatcaacaaaatcaacattacAAGACAATCTTTACCTCCGTTATAGGATATTGCTATCTCTTGTAGCCTAAGTGTTAAGTTAGTATTTGGAGGATTAACACCGTATTAACACCATATATGTggtatttctttttaaaacAACGAATACATACCCATGTAAGTCTATAGAGCTTTCTAGTTTCTCCATACTGAGAAGAACTTTTGATTTCACAGACTCTCTTAACTCTGGATCAAATTGGTAGTTTTTATGAGTATCTGATGTCAAAACGCCATTCACAATATCACGACGCACTCTGTCATGTAAAAAGTCCTGCACAATCAGAAAACACTCAGAACATCGTTGTAAAAATCCTATCTGGCTATCTCTTAAATGCTGGTTTGTCATGCCTGATGTTGAGTTTTAGCGTTGGAAAACGTGTGGGGACaaagtgttttttttttcttcaagtTTTAACACCGATAATCGAAAAATTTAGTAGTGGAGCGAGTCTGTAAGAAATCACCACGTAAAGAGTAcgatgaaaaaaaatcgaaGAAAGAACAGTGAGATACACTACCATATGATACATTTTATTGTTCCGTTTCTATTTTCCGCTTTACAAGCTATTTATGATCTCAATTAAAAGGAAACCATTATCTACTAAATCATTATAGTTTATATAAGAACTGTAGAAAGAATTCCTTAGTATCATTATCCCAATACCACCAGTAACTGTCGGACATTTTATTCTCTTCTAAAGGTTTGTCAATTTCATGTTTATTAGGTATCACAATTGCAATGTTATCATATGGTTCAGCAGACACAACAAGATACTGATACTTGttatcatcaccaccatcactgtcatcatcatcttcagcatcatcatcgtcatcgcttttatatttttcaataaagtTCCGACAactgttttgatttttcgAAGTCAATTCATAGTACGACATAATTCTAAACATAGGCTCTTTTACCGTAATTTTTGGCAATTTAATATTAACTAGGATTCCAGTACGTAAAGTTTCCGGATCCCTAACTTTGGTAATCTTATAAATAGGCTTACCTATCTTTTTCCACGATCGTTTTTCTATGTTATTGATACTCAAAATGTTTTGAGAACTCAACTGATGCTCTCTCAGTTTATTCTGCTTCTCATCCAAAATCCTTCTTCGCTccaaatttaaatgatgCTTTCTACCACCCAAATGGGATATATATGAAGATTCATTGATATGTGTGGTAAGGCACAACTTACACTCTAGCATACCCAAATGGTTTCGGAAAACGTAAGGATCGTTGTCTATATCCAAAACATGGGTGGATAACAATTCTTGTACTCGTTGCTTTGTCTGGATGTTGATATCTTCATTACTTGCTATTCCACCAGCACCCTTTTTAGAGTTAACTCGTCCTGAGTAATCCATGGTTGTGATTACAGAAATGTGTACATGCTAGAAAGTGTGCAACTCTCAATTTTTCTCTAGAAATTATCTTTGTCTTCCCATCTCTGTAGAAATGTCGTAACAGACATTTCCAATtccatttttcttctctttcttttttcttcctcaATCTCGTTCGTTCATTTTTCCCCAAAAACGTAATCAATGTGTGCAGGTGAACAACGCGTTTATTACAAaaagccaaaaaaaaaaaatcagaaTACAGAAAAATTCTgataattatcaacaatcatCATAGCTTTTCAAGATAAAAACCCATTTGTCTTTCACAACAGCAGTTGctaattcaaaaataaaaatatataaaaaaaacaaggaaaaaaataaccaaCAGCAAATTATACTTCCCATACTTATTTCATTGAAAGGAAGCTGAACGTTATCATTATAAACGCTGGCTCAAGTTTATTAACAAACTATGGATTCTCCTATACACATTGGTGACTTGACAACACAGtcaattcaacaaaaattattcGAGACCCAtataaataacaacaataagaaCAAGACcattaacaacaattgtGCTTTATTGTCGACAATTTATTCGTCCATATACTCTGGTGTAAAAACTATTCAGTTAACAATGAAACTAGATTCtgacaaaaacaacaacaacaacaacaacaacaatgatCTCAAATTTGACAACAAAAGTCATGGTGAAATTATAGTTTTGAGAAGAGTACAAGACTCGTTTGTTAATGTTACCCagttatttcaaattttaattaaattagaaGTATTACCAACCAGCCAAGTTGACAATTATTTTGACAATGAgatattatcaaatttaaaatattttgggTCATCCAGCAATACCCCTCAATATTTGGATTTAAGGAAACACCAAAACATCTATCTTCAGGGAATATGGATACCATATGATAAAGCTGTAAATTTGGCTTTGAAGTTTGATATTTATGAGatcaccaagaaattgtttttggtCGATGTACATGATTTCGACAAGTTACCCAAAGCAAACAAAAGATTGTACGAGGAAGATGCCAACAGCGATAGTGATATATTGGACTCTCCCtccaaaaaacaaaagttGGATAAAAAGTCTAAAAAAGATTTACTTTCCAATGGCAAAGCAATAACCAAAAAACTCATAGCATCGTCGGTATCACAGAATTCAAACTACCCATTCACGTTGCCTGCTGTAATCATTGATAATAGCAATTCAGAAATTGCGAATGACATCAAAGTTAAGTTGGGAGATGTGTTCAAAcgtgatgatgaaaaacCCGATGGGATTTCGTTCGAAGACGTGAAACTGGCATTTGCAGACGCATTGTCAAGGTATACACCCGAGACAATTATCGACATTCCGTTGGATCTGAAAGGTCAAACTGCATTGCATTTTGCTTCAACATTAGCTTCTTTGAACTTAGTGTCCTCGTTTATTGAATTGGGATTGAATTCTCCAATCAGAGGTAACAATGCAGGCGAGTCCCCATTAATCTCCTGTATTCAAGTAACAAACTCTATGGAAAAAGGTAACTTCACCAAAATCCTTAGTAATTGGTTGTATCCTGATATTTGGTTGTTagacaaaagaaaaagaacaGTATTCCACCATTTAACTTTACAAATAGATAAGAACGATAGCTTCAGGTTCTACACCACCAAGATTTTGGAGTATATTATAAGCGATAACAATCAGAATTTACTAGATTTTCGTGCCAATATACTTAACGCACAGGATGAAGACGGTAATACGGCATTGCATTTGGCTATAGAAAAGGATTCAAAATGGTTTATTAAAGTTTTAGTGGATTTGGGGGCTGATACTTCTATTTCTAATAAACGTGGCACAAAGCCCTCcgattttgaaattatcagGGACTTGGGTTCAATTGAAAACGATGATCAAATATTTGACTTGATATCTACCGGATTAGagtttttaaataaaagaTTGGAAATTGGGGGTGAAAAATTACCAGAAGTAGAAAGTCCCAAGGTGGTAACAACCCCCAAATTGATAGACCAGGAAGGAAGTTCGTCCTCTggaaaaatattcaatagTATTCAGCAATTGCTTTCCAATACTAATGTTGAATATGAAAACATTTTGAACTCCAAAAGAGAGCAGATCAAACAATTAGATAGAGCTCTACATGATGCTACCATTGTCACTGCCAATAATCGTttcaacaccaaaaaaattactgaaaaattgataaatttagacaatttgaaattgcaAGTAGCAAATGTTACGGATAAATTAGCTCTATCAAAGCAAGAGTTGAATGAGGAAATAGATGATACCAAAGAGTATGATGCAGACGCTCCATTCATAATACCTCAGATATAtgacaaattgaaaaagggTAAAGACCCAATACAAGATTTGAAGACTGACGATTATTTATTGAGCCAGTTACAGCCAGCACCAATACTAAAAGCCAGAATACAGGCTTATAAAGACATCAACAGCAAGTTAGAGAAGGAATTAAAAACTTTGGTCGATTATAGCGACTTGACTTCTAAGTTTAAGAAAGTTGTCAGCATATGTACAAATGTTGGTGTAAACgaagttgatgaatttttagACGGGTTGTTGGAAGCAGTGGAAGGACAACAGTAATCAATATCACCAActcaaacaaaaaaaaaacaaaaaaaaaaacgattCCTATTCTTTTGTATGTTTATTCtgtatattattatttactTTATTCGTATTAACTAATCGAACACATGTATACTTCTAATTCCCGGTGTATTGTGTTATATGGCTCTCTATACCAAACCCAGATAGGAGTTTAGTGCCGCAGCTATTCCTGAATCTAGTTGAGccaattttttaaagtCATTCAAATCTAATTTGTCGGTATTCTTGTCCTTGCCCAACAACTGGAAATATCTATCTACTCTAGCTTCAGGAGTTTGTTGATCTTCCGGTAATTCCACCATCGGTCCAACCATTTTATAAGTAGCCTTCACAATGGgtaaaatttctttataaCCTATCTTTCCTTCCTTTTTATAGTCATACATTTTAAAGCTCCAGTTGATTTTCTGTTCCTCTGTGCCTCTACTGGTTATACTCAATGCAATTATAAACTCTTTAAAATCAAtgtattttgaattatccaaatcaaaaactcgaaacaaataatgacaataatCAGTCGGGTCACCAAATGGGAAAAATTGCTTGTAAACTTTCacaaattcttcttctgacAATTGGCCCAGTGGACAATCTCTTAGAAACCCTTTGTACCATTGTTGCAACTCACGTTTATCAAAATACGTGGCCTGTCGAAGCTGCCTCAAATCAtcttttgataatttagaaACCGTTTTCCCCATTGCTGCTGTAGTAAGATTTAGTATGGATGTGGAAGATTAtataatgaataaataaagaaCCAAAATCTGAATGTTGCtttgtttatatattattaataatacgTTTTAAACGAGCCCaaaaaatgtaaaaaaaaaaaagaattatcaGTTTAAACAACTTTTGCTACGCACAGATTCCAGTAACTTTTGGAAAGGTCTCTACCGGGGACACGACACTTACACTTCCACCTACACCAAACAAAggaagcaaaaaaaaagttgaaagaaaaaaaggacATAGAAAATGTTGAGTTTATACTTTAAGATTTATC
This genomic stretch from Candida albicans SC5314 chromosome 1, complete sequence harbors:
- the FAD1 gene encoding FMN adenylyltransferase (Ortholog(s) have ATP binding, FMN adenylyltransferase activity, magnesium ion binding activity, role in FAD biosynthetic process and cytosol, nucleus localization), giving the protein MTNQHLRDSQIGFLQRCSECFSIVQDFLHDRVRRDIVNGVLTSDTHKNYQFDPELRESVKSKVLLSMEKLESSIDLHGLQEIAISYNGGKDCLVMLILLMATIHKKFSSSEMNNPSVNILPPDYKLDSIYINSETPFPQLVDFITSSTEYYHLNPIIIQKSLKDGFEYYLNEVNPRVKSVIVGIRHSDPYGETLQYEQMTDHNWPKFLRIHPILHWNYVDIWDFLIGCDVKYCEMYDQGYTSLGGINSTVPNPLLKLPNGKYQPAYMLKEDADNNERLGRVKK
- the SWI6 gene encoding transcriptional regulator (Putative component of the MBF and SBF transcription complexes involved in G1/S cell-cycle progression; periodic mRNA expression, peak at cell-cycle G1/S phase) yields the protein MDSPIHIGDLTTQSIQQKLFETHINNNNKNKTINNNCALLSTIYSSIYSGVKTIQLTMKLDSDKNNNNNNNNNDLKFDNKSHGEIIVLRRVQDSFVNVTQLFQILIKLEVLPTSQVDNYFDNEILSNLKYFGSSSNTPQYLDLRKHQNIYLQGIWIPYDKAVNLALKFDIYEITKKLFLVDVHDFDKLPKANKRLYEEDANSDSDILDSPSKKQKLDKKSKKDLLSNGKAITKKLIASSVSQNSNYPFTLPAVIIDNSNSEIANDIKVKLGDVFKRDDEKPDGISFEDVKSAFADALSRYTPETIIDIPLDSKGQTALHFASTLASLNLVSSFIELGLNSPIRGNNAGESPLISCIQVTNSMEKGNFTKILSNWLYPDIWLLDKRKRTVFHHLTLQIDKNDSFRFYTTKILEYIISDNNQNLLDFRANILNAQDEDGNTALHLAIEKDSKWFIKVLVDLGADTSISNKRGTKPSDFEIIRDLGSIENDDQIFDLISTGLEFLNKRLEIGGEKLPEVESPKVVTTPKLIDQEGSSSSGKIFNSIQQLLSNTNVEYENILNSKREQIKQLDRALHDATIVTANNRFNTKKITEKLINLDNLKLQVANVTDKLALSKQELNEEIDDTKEYDADAPFIIPQIYDKLKKGKDPIQDLKTDDYLLSQLQPAPILKARIQAYKDINSKLEKELKTLVDYSDLTSKFKKVVSICTNVGVNEVDEFLDGLLEAVEGQQ
- a CDS encoding frequenin (Ortholog(s) have 1-phosphatidylinositol 4-kinase activator activity, calcium ion binding activity), with translation MGKTVSKLSKDDLRQLRQATYFDKRELQQWYKGFLRDCPSGQLSEEEFVKVYKQFFPFGDPTDYCHYLFRVFDLDNSKYIDFKEFIIALSITSRGTEEQKINWSFKMYDYKKEGKIGYKEILPIVKATYKMVGPMVELPEDQQTPEARVDRYFQLLGKDKNTDKLDLNDFKKLAQLDSGIAAALNSYSGLV
- a CDS encoding uncharacterized protein (Ortholog(s) have RNA binding activity, role in spliceosomal complex assembly and U2-type prespliceosome localization), whose translation is MDYSGRVNSKKGAGGIASNEDINIQTKQRVQELLSTHVLDIDNDPYVFRNHLGMLECKLCLTTHINESSYISHLGGRKHHLNLERRRILDEKQNKSREHQLSSQNILSINNIEKRSWKKIGKPIYKITKVRDPETLRTGILVNIKLPKITVKEPMFRIMSYYELTSKNQNSCRNFIEKYKSDDDDDAEDDDDSDGGDDNKYQYLVVSAEPYDNIAIVIPNKHEIDKPLEENKMSDSYWWYWDNDTKEFFLQFLYKL